The genomic stretch TCCTGCCAGGCGTCCTGCTACGTGCCCAGCTCCTGCCAGACGTCTTGCCGCGTGCCCGTGAGCTGCAAGCCTGTTGTGTACCTGCCTGTGAGCTGCAAGCCCATTGTGTGTGTGACCCCCTCCTGCCAGTCCTCCGGGTGCTGCcggccctcctgccccaccctggtCCTCAGGCCTGTTCCCTGCGGCACCCCTAACTGTGGCTAGTCCGTGGCCTCCTAGGACCCCTCCTCCGTGGGGCCAGAAGTAGCTGCTGTCTGAACTCCCGGCAGGCAGACCTCGTCCACCTGAGACCTTCTGACCTGACTAGACCATCTTACAGCAAAGCCGCCTGATCCCCACTAACCAAGCGGACAGAGTCACCCCCGGCGTCCCCCGACCCCAGCCCGGTCGTCCACACGGCACCCACCCCGGCTGGTGCAAGCGCCCAGGCTCTGCAGCCGCCAGCACTGAGCTCTAATAAATCCCAGAATGCATGTGAAGCCCGCCTGAGCGTGTACTGTCTCTCCTTAGTGCTTTCCTCAAACTGCTTCCTCCAGGACTCGCTCCCAGGCTTCTGGAAAGCTCCTTCTGCAGAGAAGCCACAGGGGACCAGATGGCTGTGCCCGGGGGACTGACCACTCAAAGGCGGCCCCTTGGCGCGTGGGCACTCCTAGCTCAGCCCGACGGGCCCCCAGGGCTTCCTGTGTCCCTTGAACGTGAGGTCAGTTCTCACTCAGCTCTGGGCGGGACCCAGGGTGACCCTCTGACTTTGTGAGGTTAAAAGTCCCCCGCTCGGCAATTACTATGCGAGCCCACCCCGGTCTAACCATTAAAACTGTCCGCTCCATACAGAGTACAGCTCCTCCTGCAAACGTCCGGGGGCACAGGGCTTTGTGGGTAACTTCCGTGGGCCCCAGAGATGTCCGCGTCCCCATGCCCGGAATCAGCGACTGCAGCCCTACAGGCGAGGCGGCTTCCCAGACCGGGTGCACGGAGGGTCTCGCAACCGGAGACGCCCTGGAGTAGCCGGGCGGGCCCGTGTCATCCCGGGGACAGGCGGGAGACGCTCAGAGAGGGCGTGGTCGTCGGCACAAGGAAGCCGAGGCACACCGGGGTGCCGGGGGGAAGCTGTTTGGGAACCGAGAAATAGTGTAAGAGGAACACCATCAAGGGGGGTCCTTCCTGCCACGGACACATATCTGGAAACTTCCCTTATCGTGAGGTCACGGGATAATAGAGGATGTGAAATTCAGGAGCGGCTCTCAGAGCACCGGCCGTTCGCAGCCCTTCCTCGTCCTTGGTCCCATTCGGACCCCACTGCCAGCCACTGTCTCACCGTCACAGGTGTTCAGTCGTTGCGTCAGGCCCTCGTCTTGCACACACCCTCCCTCCAGGACCCCGGGGCCACGGGCCCACCCACCAGGCAGCGGGGAAGCCCTCCCAGTCTCCTCAGTGACGCCTCGGAGGGGGCGACTGTCCTGGTCTCGGGCCTGACGGGTGACGGGGTGTCTGGGGTCGGGAGTTGCCCACAGACGGGCTCCCCCCAGATCTGGAGGGTCCCAGAACATGCTGCACCGTGAACGGCGTTCAAGAAGCTTCCAACGGTAACGACAGCCATCACCTCCGACTCGTTCTCTCCTGGGCAGCGGTCGCCCGCTGACTCTGTAGACGCTCTAGCTGGGAGTCGTCCCGCTGACGGTGTAGACGTTCTGTCTGAGAGCTGTCTGGCTGACCGTGTAGATGCCCCGTCTGTGAGCAGTCTGGCTGATGGTGTAGAGACGCCCCATCTGGGAGCAGTCTGGCTGACCGTATAAATGCCCCACCTGGGAGCAGTCTAGTCCGGCTGACCGTGTAGATACCCCGAATGTGAGCAGTCCAGTCTGATTGACCATGTAGATGTCTATCTGGGAGCAGTCTGGCTATGTAGATGCCCCGTCTGGGAGCAGTCTAGTCTGGCTGACCGTGTAGACGCCCTGTCTGGGAGCAGTCCACTGACCATGTAGATGTTCCAGCTGGGACTAGTCCTACTGACTGTGTAGACGCCCCTCTGTGAGCAGTCTGGCTGACCGTGTAGATGCCCCATCTGGGAGCAGTCCAGCTGGCCATGTAGACGCCCCAGCCAGGAGCAGCTTGGCCTCAGGGTGGCCGGCCCCGCCTTCTGCAGATGTGACCGACTTTCCCGGGGAGCTATCAGAAAGTCCTGGATGTTCTCGTGCCacgaggcaggggtgggggcgggggcacgtCCTGcaggggccctgcccctccctcccatgcACTATCCTGGCACCGTTGTGCGTTGTGGGTTGCCGGTTTCCACGTGAGTCAACATCCGTGCGCTGCACTCTTTTTGGTTCCCGATGAGGCGGAACTTCCTCACGTCTCTCACTCTGTGCTGTGAGGAATCCTATCTGCCCGTCTATCTGTGCAGACGgtggaatttttcttaaaattcaaatgGACGAGGAACGGGCACAGGTTTTGAATaaatgtggggaaactgagggattTAGGAGTCAAGGCAGGTAACAATCCAGCCCCTTTCTCTTCACAGGCCCCTGGGGATTTtgctctgtctctgcttccctgggaggggggtggggacagccaGCCTCTGCGAGGAGGTACCTCCCGCTCCCGGCTGCCGGCCTCTGCTGTTCTGCTCCCGAGGGCCTCTTCCGTCTGTCCCTGGCACGAGAGACAAATAGGGAGCCTGATGCTGACCTGGTGGGTCTGGCCAgtgctctctgaccctctctaGTGCTAGTGGTCCACTGAGACTGCAGGCTCGTCCTCTTCCACTGTCCCGAGGATTTGTTCACAAGGCAGCGTTTTGCTCCCTGTCTCCTCAATCAGGCCTTGAAACCTCGAGCAGAATGCGTGATGCCTGAACCGACCCCTGCACCCCTCCTGGGGCCCGCGGGAATCTGCTGGTGCTCAGAGCGTCAGCCCTCGTGCCCAGACCAGCACGCAGGCGTTCCTGCGTGTGGACGCCTCTCTCCAAGGGCGTCAGCGCGGTGTTACTGGGCCCTCGGGTTCCCACCAGGTAGGGTCGTGCTGCCCCCAGCTCACCTTTAACCTGCACGGGCAGGGGGCCAGGCGTGGGCAGGGCCCGAGGCCCACTCAGGGTGCGAGGCTTCTGCAGCCGCACTCACGTGCCGGGCCCAGCCCGGGGAAGGCCTGGCTCTTCCCCGGGAGGAGGGTGGGGCCGCGGGGTGGGAAGGGAAGTGGAGTATGCGTGCAGATCTCCTCTTTCGGGGGCTTTGAACTTGGACTTGGAGGCTGCGTCTTTGTCGCTTGCTTCCACCAGGCAGAACAAACGCTGCCCGCTTTGGCGTGGTCTCTGGGCTCAGAGGAGAGGGAACAACACAGCCATCTCTGTTTCATGATCCAGACATTTTATTGAT from Panthera uncia isolate 11264 chromosome C2, Puncia_PCG_1.0, whole genome shotgun sequence encodes the following:
- the LOC125920709 gene encoding keratin-associated protein 12-1-like, whose translation is MCHTSGSTGCQPACRVPSSCQASCYVPSSCQASCYVPSSCQTSCRVPVSCKPVVYLPVSCKPIVCVTPSCQSSGCCRPSCPTLVLRPVPCGTPNCG